One Priestia megaterium DNA segment encodes these proteins:
- a CDS encoding FtsK/SpoIIIE domain-containing protein: MLVFEKLKLRGQLIKAFRTAEIYRVIKRGDRTSYLFPKIHQIDNHHTYTRYVFSLLNGIDPELLNKKRWALRQVLGSNIEINGSLKNFSITVHHKSLPKILTYKYETIHPHIEKMELPVFIGQDIYGNPVSWDFADLETLLISGEIGAGKSSLMRVILTTWVKYTSPDDLRLVLVDLKRADLGLFHGIEHVDALCFEAKDMRKPFALLRAEMYRRGDLLIEHGVTHIRRLPFKLPRIVVVIDEMSIVKRETDLVEMIQQFASQGRALGVHTIIAMQRPDADLLNSALKATLRVRISGRQADAINAKVAGVIGAEEIDAAARGRMKIKIDEVKEFQAFFLDEGACKEILSPYKTLVKDPEPELEVVSQSIFGLLEKEEQR, translated from the coding sequence ATGTTGGTGTTTGAAAAACTAAAACTGCGTGGCCAATTGATTAAAGCGTTTCGTACAGCAGAGATTTATAGGGTCATAAAGCGTGGAGATCGTACTTCCTATCTGTTTCCGAAAATTCATCAAATTGATAACCATCATACGTACACCCGGTACGTCTTTTCCTTACTAAATGGGATTGATCCTGAGCTTTTAAACAAAAAGAGATGGGCGTTACGCCAAGTATTAGGCAGCAACATCGAAATAAACGGCAGCCTAAAAAACTTTAGTATCACTGTCCACCATAAAAGCTTACCGAAGATACTTACCTACAAGTATGAAACCATTCACCCTCATATAGAGAAAATGGAGCTTCCGGTTTTCATTGGTCAAGATATCTATGGAAACCCCGTTTCATGGGATTTTGCAGATTTAGAAACGTTACTGATTTCTGGCGAAATTGGAGCAGGAAAGAGCAGTCTCATGCGTGTTATCCTCACCACATGGGTGAAATATACATCGCCTGACGATTTGCGATTAGTATTAGTCGATCTCAAACGAGCCGATTTAGGGCTGTTTCATGGGATTGAGCATGTGGATGCGCTTTGTTTTGAGGCAAAGGATATGAGAAAACCTTTTGCTTTATTACGGGCTGAAATGTATCGAAGAGGCGATTTACTGATAGAGCATGGGGTGACGCATATCAGGAGGCTTCCTTTTAAGCTGCCTCGTATCGTTGTGGTAATTGATGAAATGTCTATAGTGAAGAGAGAAACGGATCTTGTAGAAATGATCCAACAGTTTGCCAGCCAAGGTCGTGCGTTAGGTGTTCATACGATTATTGCCATGCAGCGTCCCGATGCCGATTTGTTAAATTCAGCACTAAAAGCAACCTTACGGGTTCGGATCTCTGGCAGGCAGGCCGATGCGATAAATGCGAAAGTAGCCGGAGTAATTGGCGCAGAAGAAATCGATGCCGCAGCTAGGGGACGGATGAAAATTAAGATTGATGAGGTCAAAGAGTTTCAAGCCTTTTTCTTAGATGAAGGAGCTTGTAAGGAAATACTTTCACCTTATAAAACGCTCGTGAAAGATCCTGAACCAGAACTAGAAGTGGTATCACAGTCTATTTTTGGGTTATTAGAGAAGGAGGAGCAGCGATGA
- a CDS encoding helix-turn-helix transcriptional regulator produces the protein MNQITQAEQEVFALSIDGHSISEIQDILHKEECTIKNQRRSILKKLNTQSMTEAVK, from the coding sequence ATGAATCAAATAACTCAAGCAGAACAAGAAGTCTTTGCTCTTTCTATTGATGGTCATTCTATCTCAGAAATACAAGATATTCTCCATAAAGAAGAGTGCACAATTAAGAATCAAAGAAGGAGTATCTTGAAAAAGTTGAACACGCAGTCTATGACAGAAGCTGTTAAATAG